One Candidatus Hydrogenedentota bacterium genomic region harbors:
- a CDS encoding secondary thiamine-phosphate synthase enzyme YjbQ, with amino-acid sequence MKEISVRTVNHTQFLNIDQKIKEAIGETGIQDGICFVFVPHTTAGITINENADPDVVADMIHALERAVPWNAGYAHAEGNAAAHVKASMMGFSQTIPVRGGHLAFGTWQSLYFCEFDGPRTRKVWVHVIPA; translated from the coding sequence ATGAAAGAGATCTCTGTCCGCACCGTGAACCACACCCAATTCTTGAACATCGACCAAAAGATCAAGGAGGCCATCGGGGAGACCGGAATTCAGGACGGCATCTGTTTCGTCTTTGTGCCGCACACTACCGCTGGCATCACCATCAATGAAAACGCCGACCCCGACGTGGTGGCCGACATGATCCACGCCTTGGAACGCGCGGTCCCGTGGAACGCCGGTTACGCTCACGCCGAAGGCAACGCCGCGGCCCACGTCAAGGCGAGCATGATGGGGTTCAGCCAGACGATCCCCGTTCGGGGCGGACATCTTGCATTCGGCACATGGCAGTCCCTGTACTTCTGCGAGTTTGACGGGCCCCGCACGCGCAAGGTCTGGGTCCACGTGATACCCGCTTGA
- a CDS encoding ABC transporter ATP-binding protein produces MIETKDLSKRFGTKTAVDRLNLRIEAGEFFCFLGPNGAGKTTTIKLLTGLLKPTSGEAVIGGHDIQREHVAAKQLLGYIPDMPFLYEKLTGREFMRFVAGLYQVPEEIASIRTGELLDLFEIRDVGDQLIEDYSHGMRQKLSFASCFLHDPKVVVVDEPWVGLDPKNIRFVKNFLREKTRDGVTIFMSTHSLSVIEETADRIGIIHNGRLLHTGSLSEIKALSRNPGSLEDVFLELTNGEAVS; encoded by the coding sequence ATGATTGAAACGAAGGACTTGTCGAAACGCTTCGGCACAAAGACGGCGGTGGACCGTCTGAACCTGAGGATAGAAGCAGGGGAGTTCTTCTGCTTTCTTGGTCCCAACGGCGCCGGAAAAACCACGACCATCAAACTCCTTACGGGCCTGCTCAAACCTACCTCCGGCGAAGCCGTTATCGGCGGCCACGACATCCAGAGGGAACACGTCGCGGCAAAGCAATTGCTGGGGTACATCCCCGACATGCCCTTCCTGTACGAGAAACTTACCGGCCGCGAGTTCATGCGTTTTGTGGCAGGCCTCTACCAGGTGCCCGAGGAAATCGCGTCCATCCGCACCGGCGAACTCCTCGATTTGTTCGAAATCCGCGATGTAGGGGATCAACTCATCGAGGACTACAGCCACGGCATGCGGCAGAAGCTTTCGTTCGCCTCTTGTTTCCTGCACGACCCGAAGGTCGTGGTCGTGGACGAGCCCTGGGTGGGGCTGGACCCCAAGAATATCCGTTTCGTCAAGAACTTCCTGCGCGAGAAAACCCGCGACGGCGTGACCATCTTCATGTCCACCCACTCGCTCAGTGTGATCGAGGAGACCGCGGACCGCATCGGCATCATCCACAATGGAAGGCTCCTCCACACGGGCTCGCTGAGCGAGATCAAGGCCTTGAGCCGCAATCCGGGTTCGCTCGAAGACGTATTCCTCGAACTCACGAACGGCGAGGCGGTCTCATGA
- a CDS encoding transglutaminase-like domain-containing protein, translated as MLRHHRKKLTGAAVVLFWLVMMGLLAYRELMPLFLGPSLSASYKQNPTDTWMQIISPQDQPIGFINTQTAPETMEGLPGTRILLNATLKMQFLGQPMRLYMTGAAWIARTGDRGNFDFAVHSQDYGARFEGVIENGALDARLHTAGEVYPISIPMDRELVIGGITGTATLQLSDLAPGEEVVIEAFDPMTLTMGTARVKCLGFETLGEGEAARKTRVVAVTVQDVVTKAWVDEQGETVRAETPFGLTLQRTTSQEAMASLSRETPQDIVVSVAIRPSGMRPSRGAKRMAISVSGLADTASLPEDANQCVLEHGKVVIEPLTPDTAKDASRAPENMAEYLAPHPFIQSDHPDIRQTAADIIENSTNPWEKSVKIHDWVYRNVAKEGVLSIPSALEVLKSRVGDCNEHTVLFAALARSVDIPTRIALGVVWSEELDGFYYHAWPEVFVGEWLWMDPTLGQTVADATHVKLLTGDIERWPRLLPFLGKLRIEVTEVD; from the coding sequence GTGCTGCGGCACCATCGCAAGAAACTAACCGGAGCAGCCGTAGTTCTTTTCTGGCTCGTCATGATGGGCTTGCTCGCCTACCGGGAGCTGATGCCGCTGTTCCTCGGGCCTTCCCTCTCGGCAAGTTACAAACAGAACCCAACTGACACCTGGATGCAGATTATCTCGCCCCAGGACCAGCCGATCGGTTTCATCAATACCCAGACGGCCCCTGAAACGATGGAGGGGCTGCCGGGGACCCGCATCCTATTGAACGCCACCCTGAAAATGCAGTTCCTCGGGCAGCCAATGCGTTTGTACATGACTGGCGCTGCATGGATTGCGCGCACAGGCGATCGGGGCAACTTCGACTTCGCCGTCCACTCCCAGGATTATGGGGCGCGTTTCGAAGGCGTCATCGAGAACGGGGCCCTCGATGCGCGGCTGCACACGGCCGGCGAGGTGTATCCCATCTCCATACCGATGGACCGCGAACTGGTTATCGGCGGCATCACGGGGACGGCGACCCTTCAACTGAGCGACCTCGCGCCGGGCGAGGAAGTCGTCATCGAGGCGTTCGATCCCATGACGTTGACCATGGGTACGGCACGAGTCAAATGTCTCGGCTTCGAAACCCTGGGAGAAGGAGAAGCGGCCCGGAAAACCCGCGTCGTTGCCGTGACCGTGCAAGACGTCGTCACCAAAGCATGGGTCGACGAACAGGGGGAAACGGTGCGCGCCGAGACGCCGTTTGGCCTGACGCTCCAGCGGACCACGTCACAGGAGGCCATGGCGTCCCTGTCCCGCGAAACCCCGCAGGATATTGTCGTATCGGTAGCCATCCGCCCTTCCGGCATGCGCCCATCGCGAGGCGCGAAGCGCATGGCAATATCGGTATCCGGCCTTGCGGACACGGCCTCGCTTCCCGAAGACGCCAACCAGTGCGTCCTTGAGCACGGCAAGGTGGTTATAGAACCTCTTACGCCAGACACCGCCAAAGACGCCTCACGCGCGCCTGAGAATATGGCAGAGTATCTCGCACCGCACCCGTTCATACAGTCCGACCACCCCGATATTCGGCAGACCGCCGCTGATATCATCGAGAACAGCACCAACCCGTGGGAAAAGTCCGTCAAGATTCACGATTGGGTTTACAGGAACGTAGCAAAAGAAGGCGTGCTCAGCATTCCTTCGGCCCTCGAGGTCCTCAAGTCGCGCGTAGGCGATTGCAACGAACATACCGTGCTTTTTGCTGCATTGGCCCGGTCGGTGGACATCCCGACGCGCATCGCCCTTGGAGTGGTCTGGAGCGAGGAACTTGACGGGTTCTATTATCATGCATGGCCCGAGGTATTCGTAGGCGAATGGCTCTGGATGGACCCAACCCTTGGGCAGACGGTGGCGGATGCTACCCACGTGAAACTGCTGACCGGGGATATCGAACGATGGCCGCGCCTGCTTCCGTTCCTCGGAAAACTGCGGATCGAGGTCACGGAAGTGGATTAG
- the secA gene encoding preprotein translocase subunit SecA — MLNSVLRSIFGTSSERQLKKVAPLLDQVRQHEAHMVSLTNDRLRARTADFKERLAQGASLEDILPEAFAAVCEAGKRVVGMRPFDVQILGGIVLHNGWIAEMVTGEGKTLVATMPVYLNALTGNGVHIVTVNDFLARRDSEWMGPIYQFMGLTTGLIQHDMGTAERQVGYRADLTYGTNNEFGFDYLRDNMAIRPEMRVQRQLNYAIVDEIDSILIDEARTPLIISGRPEKSTDLYYKVDDVVRRLRKDTHYETEEKGHHVLITEEGMNTLETLLGVENLFTEDLGLVHMVEQALRAHNFYKRDDEYVVYNGEVLIVDEFTGRMMEGRRYSDGLHQALEAKERVAVQFESQTVATITYQNYFKLYAKLAGMTGTAATEAPEFAQIYELEVVQIPTNLPLIRDDHSDLVFATEEGKFRHVVNEIADIHQTGRPVLVGTVSIEKSEKVAGLLGELGVKDFQVLNAKYHEREASIISNAGKRGAITIATNMAGRGTDIKLGDGVRELGGLAIVGTERHESRRIDNQLRGRCGRQGDPGNTRFFLSLEDEVARLFGGDKVKRLLDWFGSQQMDDEPLSQKMVSRSIERAQRQVEEYNFEIRKHLKEYDDVMNKQRMIIYDMRRNVLEDRDVTEQLHEMFENIIGRLVDEFAPETVLPDEWDLEGLATGFRAIFGFEPKAAASHDPEPQPLFDDLVGQVLHEYERREKSLEEEIRQSFRTEIGGDESQVDFARIARKRTHDLEMMALLRAVDDKWIDHLYSMDYLRDSVRLRAYGQKDPLVEYKTEGYELFQSMMASIEEDVSQTLFRLSDPEVRQRRRLQAQRGTLTQSEDPFAKLSHYSYVQADKQQDRSFASFDTSRFALAGQPDAEQRDPGDQPRPRVKQQPIRRTGPDIKPNDPCPCGSGKKFKKCCGTIARN, encoded by the coding sequence ATGCTGAACTCGGTGTTGCGTTCAATTTTCGGGACAAGCAGCGAGCGCCAACTCAAAAAGGTTGCCCCGTTGCTGGACCAGGTGCGCCAACACGAAGCCCATATGGTTTCGTTGACCAACGACCGTCTGCGCGCACGAACCGCCGATTTCAAGGAGCGTCTGGCGCAAGGGGCGAGTCTGGAGGATATCCTCCCCGAGGCGTTCGCGGCCGTGTGCGAAGCCGGGAAACGCGTTGTGGGCATGCGCCCCTTCGACGTCCAGATACTTGGCGGCATCGTGCTGCACAATGGCTGGATCGCCGAAATGGTCACGGGCGAAGGGAAAACCCTGGTAGCCACCATGCCTGTTTATCTCAACGCCCTGACCGGAAACGGCGTGCACATTGTCACGGTGAATGACTTCCTGGCGCGGCGCGATTCGGAATGGATGGGGCCCATCTACCAGTTCATGGGCCTCACGACAGGGCTCATCCAGCACGACATGGGCACCGCCGAACGCCAGGTCGGGTACCGCGCGGACCTCACCTACGGCACCAACAACGAATTCGGCTTCGATTACCTCCGCGACAACATGGCCATTCGTCCTGAAATGAGGGTACAGCGCCAGCTCAACTACGCCATCGTCGACGAGATTGACTCGATTCTCATCGACGAGGCGCGCACCCCCCTCATCATTTCCGGCAGACCGGAGAAAAGCACGGACCTGTATTACAAGGTGGATGATGTGGTGCGGCGCTTGCGAAAAGACACGCACTACGAAACAGAAGAGAAAGGGCATCACGTCCTCATTACTGAAGAAGGCATGAATACCCTGGAGACCCTTCTGGGGGTTGAAAACCTTTTCACCGAGGATCTCGGGCTGGTGCATATGGTCGAGCAGGCGCTGCGAGCGCACAATTTCTACAAGCGAGACGACGAATACGTCGTGTACAACGGCGAGGTCCTCATCGTGGACGAGTTTACCGGCCGCATGATGGAAGGCCGGCGGTATTCCGACGGTCTGCACCAGGCACTCGAAGCCAAAGAACGGGTAGCCGTGCAATTCGAGTCACAGACGGTCGCCACCATCACGTACCAGAATTACTTCAAGCTGTACGCGAAACTCGCCGGCATGACCGGCACAGCCGCGACCGAAGCGCCCGAGTTTGCCCAGATCTACGAACTCGAAGTCGTACAGATTCCCACCAATCTGCCGTTGATCCGTGACGACCATTCCGACCTTGTGTTCGCGACGGAAGAAGGCAAGTTTCGCCACGTAGTGAATGAGATCGCCGATATCCACCAGACCGGGCGTCCGGTCCTCGTCGGCACGGTCTCCATCGAGAAATCCGAAAAGGTGGCCGGATTGCTCGGGGAATTGGGCGTGAAGGACTTCCAGGTCTTGAACGCCAAGTACCATGAACGGGAAGCCAGCATCATCAGCAACGCCGGCAAACGCGGCGCAATCACGATAGCCACTAACATGGCCGGCCGCGGAACCGACATCAAACTGGGCGACGGCGTGCGCGAGTTGGGCGGCCTCGCCATTGTCGGAACCGAGCGCCATGAATCACGCCGTATCGACAACCAGCTCCGCGGCCGCTGCGGCCGCCAGGGCGACCCCGGAAACACGCGCTTCTTTCTCAGCCTCGAGGACGAGGTGGCGCGCCTGTTTGGAGGCGATAAGGTCAAGCGCTTGCTGGACTGGTTCGGAAGCCAGCAGATGGACGACGAACCCCTGAGCCAGAAAATGGTCTCGCGCTCGATCGAGCGGGCGCAGCGGCAGGTCGAGGAATACAACTTCGAAATCCGCAAGCACCTCAAGGAATATGACGACGTCATGAATAAGCAGCGCATGATCATCTACGACATGCGCCGCAATGTCCTCGAGGACCGCGATGTCACCGAACAGCTTCACGAGATGTTCGAGAACATCATAGGGCGCCTGGTGGACGAGTTCGCTCCCGAGACGGTGCTTCCAGACGAATGGGACCTCGAGGGACTGGCTACCGGATTCCGGGCAATCTTCGGTTTCGAGCCGAAGGCAGCGGCCTCTCATGACCCCGAACCGCAACCCCTGTTTGACGATTTGGTCGGACAGGTCCTTCACGAATACGAACGGCGCGAAAAGTCCCTCGAGGAAGAGATCCGCCAGAGTTTCCGCACCGAGATAGGAGGGGACGAATCGCAGGTGGACTTCGCCCGGATCGCCCGAAAACGGACCCACGACCTCGAGATGATGGCCCTCTTGCGGGCCGTGGACGACAAGTGGATCGACCATCTCTATTCGATGGACTATTTGCGCGACTCGGTGCGTTTGCGGGCCTATGGACAGAAGGATCCTCTGGTCGAGTACAAGACCGAAGGGTACGAACTCTTTCAATCCATGATGGCGTCGATCGAGGAGGACGTCTCCCAGACCCTGTTTCGTCTCTCCGACCCCGAGGTGCGCCAGCGCCGCCGGTTGCAGGCCCAGCGCGGAACGCTTACGCAAAGTGAAGACCCGTTTGCAAAACTCTCTCATTACTCGTATGTTCAGGCTGACAAGCAGCAGGACCGCAGTTTCGCCAGCTTTGACACCAGCCGTTTCGCCTTGGCCGGCCAGCCCGACGCCGAACAACGTGACCCGGGTGACCAGCCCCGCCCGCGCGTGAAGCAGCAACCCATCCGCAGAACCGGCCCGGACATCAAGCCCAACGATCCCTGTCCTTGCGGTAGCGGCAAGAAATTCAAGAAGTGCTGCGGCACCATCGCAAGAAACTAA
- a CDS encoding sulfatase-like hydrolase/transferase: MIAVSVYLVTLCLSAGVVGAFAHNLLAGVGFAPTFEVGSRLLLGVAAGYVAVQLLFAALVKALKPTRSRKFLFVESASHAAAVVLIPFLMHIQVAWPDPVLLKAEPLVYLAAYLALHGALKLFSFYTALYSEPSGRLHVLAWIGAACLAGAVSWLGLQQWRSGIEKARPEATSMPSIYRIGDTYSEARPVHEGAMARYDLPFYDNRGITLRWANPPDVPVEDAVAQAHVTVVLHGKETERYRATVNLEGDGWASARVLAEDIPADATRCTVFWTQQPAPSWLRLLGFTPVVRSNRQLLLSGPLLHQRRTEQTSPNFIIIGIDGLNPCHMSAWKYERRTTPMLDRFAHNVVAFPYGYSPAPEPRAAYMSVLTGVNPLCHGHFGDRDGPMPEGCKTLSDMLRRDHYATAAFTEGEYRQDLDFGSGFENGFEWFDAGYAAEGEAAGSERTVEKALDWMENHRDVKFMVFVRISELEDMKVRARYGTRFLDKPDAPKDVNLYDTMLEYVDTAAGQVLQYIRDSELIENTCVIVFAPYAMRFGKDGKRLAFDLSEESLRVPILCHKPGVPREMRTYAVALEDVVPALTRVAGIPLDRTVDGRSFLLGPVGKDPVSMAADPFQVSVRSGNYRYIWEPGTRAFGDVPMPGGGNSRLFRVGTSTQAVSITGEQEKLADDFQRSLAEYVHSSYMWRGISAVAPKQDALSAPAKEKE, encoded by the coding sequence GTGATAGCAGTATCAGTATATTTGGTCACGCTGTGCCTTTCGGCGGGGGTGGTGGGCGCATTCGCACACAATCTGTTGGCAGGCGTGGGCTTCGCGCCGACGTTCGAAGTCGGTTCCCGCCTGCTCCTGGGGGTGGCTGCGGGCTATGTTGCCGTACAACTCCTCTTTGCGGCGCTGGTGAAAGCGCTTAAACCGACCCGTTCAAGGAAGTTCCTTTTTGTCGAAAGCGCTTCGCATGCGGCAGCGGTCGTCTTGATTCCTTTCCTCATGCACATCCAGGTTGCCTGGCCTGACCCCGTTTTGCTGAAGGCGGAACCGCTTGTCTATCTGGCGGCGTATCTGGCGCTGCACGGCGCTCTCAAGCTTTTTTCATTTTACACGGCGTTGTATAGCGAGCCATCCGGGCGCCTGCATGTTCTCGCCTGGATAGGCGCCGCATGCCTTGCCGGGGCGGTCTCGTGGCTGGGGCTCCAGCAATGGCGTTCGGGGATAGAGAAAGCGCGGCCGGAAGCTACCTCGATGCCTTCGATCTACCGCATTGGCGACACCTATTCGGAAGCGCGGCCGGTGCACGAGGGGGCAATGGCGCGTTATGATCTTCCCTTCTACGATAACCGCGGCATCACACTGCGCTGGGCCAATCCGCCCGATGTCCCCGTAGAGGATGCCGTTGCCCAGGCGCACGTGACGGTCGTGCTCCATGGAAAGGAAACGGAAAGATACCGGGCAACCGTGAATCTCGAGGGGGATGGATGGGCAAGCGCGCGCGTGCTGGCGGAGGACATTCCCGCGGACGCAACACGCTGTACGGTTTTCTGGACCCAGCAACCTGCCCCCAGTTGGTTGCGCCTGCTCGGTTTCACACCCGTCGTGAGGTCCAACCGGCAGTTGCTGCTCTCCGGCCCGCTGCTTCACCAGCGCCGGACAGAGCAAACGTCTCCAAACTTCATCATTATCGGCATCGACGGGCTGAACCCGTGTCACATGTCCGCATGGAAATATGAACGCCGGACGACGCCGATGCTCGACCGTTTCGCCCACAACGTTGTCGCGTTTCCTTACGGATACTCTCCAGCGCCGGAACCGCGCGCCGCCTACATGTCGGTGCTGACCGGCGTCAACCCGTTGTGCCATGGCCATTTCGGCGATAGGGACGGGCCGATGCCCGAAGGATGTAAAACGCTGAGCGACATGCTCCGCAGGGACCATTACGCCACCGCCGCGTTTACGGAAGGCGAATATCGCCAGGACCTGGATTTCGGCAGCGGGTTCGAGAACGGGTTCGAATGGTTTGATGCCGGGTATGCCGCCGAAGGCGAAGCGGCCGGCAGCGAACGCACCGTTGAGAAGGCGCTCGATTGGATGGAGAACCACCGTGATGTGAAGTTCATGGTGTTCGTGCGAATCTCTGAGTTGGAGGATATGAAAGTGAGGGCGCGTTACGGCACCCGGTTCCTCGACAAGCCGGACGCTCCCAAGGATGTGAATCTCTACGACACGATGCTGGAATACGTGGATACCGCCGCCGGCCAGGTGCTCCAGTACATACGGGACTCAGAACTCATCGAGAACACGTGCGTCATTGTCTTTGCGCCGTATGCCATGCGGTTCGGGAAGGACGGCAAACGGCTCGCTTTCGATTTGTCGGAGGAGTCGCTGCGTGTTCCCATCCTATGCCACAAGCCCGGGGTCCCGCGGGAAATGCGCACGTACGCGGTCGCTCTCGAGGACGTAGTGCCTGCTCTGACGCGCGTGGCTGGCATACCGCTGGATAGAACCGTTGACGGGCGGAGTTTTCTGCTGGGGCCGGTCGGCAAAGACCCCGTATCCATGGCGGCTGACCCGTTTCAGGTCTCCGTGCGGTCCGGCAACTACCGGTATATCTGGGAACCCGGGACGCGGGCGTTTGGCGACGTGCCCATGCCGGGTGGAGGCAATTCAAGGCTGTTCCGCGTCGGAACGTCTACCCAGGCCGTGTCGATTACCGGTGAACAGGAAAAACTGGCGGACGATTTCCAGCGGAGCCTGGCTGAGTACGTTCATTCGAGTTACATGTGGCGCGGGATAAGTGCCGTGGCTCCAAAGCAAGATGCGCTGTCCGCGCCAGCCAAAGAAAAAGAATAG
- a CDS encoding SGNH/GDSL hydrolase family protein, which produces MGEDISRRTAIKCAAAITGTLVLGSAARGQDTAAPPADDLARIQALLEGNQAVKWVFAGDSITHGARHTSGWRDYPQLFEERLRYEMGKERNLVIRTATSGWTIERLSEDLEWRVLQFAPQVASFHFGMNDCKKGTEALPRFRELYSDIVRRVREGCGAAILIHTPNPVLPDSEKDRGPYIDAYVGAIREVAAQTSAILIDHYAAYAEYEQNSDIYYLMNDPLHPNEYGHRFKATLLFKALGIYDPESAVCRLFIPR; this is translated from the coding sequence ATGGGCGAGGATATTTCGAGAAGAACAGCGATCAAATGCGCGGCGGCAATAACGGGAACCCTCGTTCTCGGTTCGGCGGCGCGGGGCCAGGATACCGCAGCGCCTCCGGCGGACGACCTTGCCCGGATACAGGCGCTGCTGGAAGGGAATCAGGCGGTCAAATGGGTCTTTGCGGGCGACAGCATCACGCACGGGGCCCGGCACACCAGCGGCTGGCGGGATTATCCGCAACTGTTCGAAGAACGCCTCCGCTATGAGATGGGCAAGGAGCGCAACCTCGTGATTCGCACCGCTACCAGCGGGTGGACCATCGAACGGCTGTCAGAGGACCTCGAGTGGCGGGTGCTGCAGTTTGCCCCCCAGGTAGCCTCGTTTCATTTTGGGATGAACGACTGCAAGAAGGGAACAGAGGCTCTCCCCCGCTTCCGCGAGTTGTATTCGGATATTGTGCGGCGCGTGCGCGAAGGGTGTGGAGCCGCCATTCTGATTCATACGCCCAATCCTGTCTTGCCTGATTCCGAAAAAGACCGCGGGCCGTATATCGACGCGTATGTCGGGGCCATTCGCGAGGTCGCGGCCCAAACCAGCGCAATCCTCATCGACCACTACGCGGCATACGCTGAATATGAACAGAATAGCGATATCTATTACCTCATGAACGACCCGCTGCATCCAAACGAGTACGGCCACCGGTTCAAAGCAACCCTGCTCTTCAAGGCCCTGGGGATCTATGACCCGGAAAGCGCGGTGTGCCGGTTGTTCATTCCCCGCTGA